The nucleotide sequence AGCCAGCTGAAGTATCAACAAAACTCCACAGGCCTGATAATCAGAGAGTGAATGGTTAACATGTAGGCAATTAACATAATGGAACTCAGAAATTCTCTATGTCGTACCTGCTGCATCTATAGAACATAACAAGCCCGGATGTTGCTAGGAAAACTCCTAGCCATGCAACAAAAACTGATCCAGCTGTTAATTTTGGCAGACTTGGTGCTGCAACAAAGTTGGACAGGGGGAGAGGAGTCGGTGTAAGTATTGTACAATCCTTACATTAAGGGCACATACTGAAGTTTCATATAAAGTTCAGGGCAGATACCCATAATGACCGAATGAGTATAGGTCACCAGCAGCACAAAGATTATACACCAAAGTAGTGGCGCAAGTCCTAGTTTTGAAATTCCTCCAAGACGACTGTTCCCATCACAGCGTTTGTCAAGCAGTCTTCTAGCATTCCCCTACAGAATCAAATTTATCAGAGCATGATCAGTTCTTTCCATTCTTTCATTTACGAATCCAACTGTACACACATTATATGTAAGGCTCAAACCAGAAAGAAGCACcaaacttaaaaagaaaaacatctaGGAACTTCCTGTTAAGTCTGTAAATAAAACTGTAGTGAGAACagaagaaaacaacaaaaccaaTATTCTCCACTTGTTAGATATTACGAGGCATTCTTTCTAAACATAAAAGTCCCAGAAAAGAACCGATCAAAAGTCTAAAGGGTTCATCAGATCATTGCACAGCTTGAAAACTGAAGTCCTCAAATTCATTGAACAAATAAGAACATTACTAACCAATGTTAAAAGTGTTTGGTTATGGAACACCTACAAGGAAAAAGGCAACTTGTCTGTGATTCTTATCAGCGGCAAGTTGTGCTGGTGTAAGGCCAGTGTTGTCTGTAACCATTAAGTCGTCCTTCTTTCCAGCCTGTACCAACACTGTACATGCCTCCAAGTTACCCCTGATAGCAGCCCAATGCAAAGGAGTGCAACCTGAAGTCACAAAAAAAGGCAATGAATTAATAATTTTGCATAATAGGTGAAACAAAAGCACATTTCAGCATCCATAACCTAGTCATATAATAATGGAACGGCTATGGTACTAACCCTCTTTATCTTGGCGTCCTTTGTATGCATCCAGAAATAAAAGAAGACGTATACAATCAGCAAAACCTTTATAAGCAGCCCTAAACACAAAAGGAAAAGAGTGAATCAAATTTACATGATAAAAGCAGAAACATAGTGCACATTTTCCATGTAGAAAATATAACACATCACTGGAAAGCGGGAGGGAAGTAGTTACAATTCATaagaaatcaaaatataatattGTCACATACCAGTGTAAAGGGCTTCTCCCATCATTATCAGGCACATCCGGGTCAGCATTCCGTTTTGAAACAATATGGTACAGGAAAGCTGTCTGACCATATTGAGCCGCAACATGTGTAGTCTGTGATCATATCAATTTTGATCAGTTATGTTTCAGGCTCTTTCAGCCAACTTATAGGTCAAAATGGGGCCTCAAAGCTTTTAGCAAAACCGTGAGCCTAACACAAGACAAGTGTGCGAAACAACAAAAATTTGAGTTATCCACTTTCAGTTTAATATTGTTACATTGTATCACTAGATGTCATGTCTTTCAGTAGCCACAATTGAAGAAAATGATTAGCTGCTGGTTGCTAAtattggatttgactaaaattGATCAAAATTACTAGCAACACACATGACCTAAAAATCTTTAGTTTATGGAATAACTACATGAAAAATCCATTTAACAATGTGAATATCATACATAGACTCGCTGATACTAAGATACAGATATGAATACACATCCTGGTGACAAGTTTTACATACCAATTTTCTCTCCCAAGATCCATAATCAACAAACCATACTATTTTCTTAAGCAGGGTTAGTTAGGATTGTGAATTGGAGCATGAAGTAAAACTGACCTGATAGCCATACATATCGACAGCATTCACCCGAGCACCCTCTTGGAGTAATAGCTCCGCAACCTGGATTGCACCCCGCACCGCACTCCAGTGTAATGCTGTCTGCCCCGTATGATCTGTGGCATTCACATCTCCTCCATGCTGACATTAACAAAACCAAGTAACATACTTGTTATACAAACTTATCCTGGATAcgattttgttttcaataaaaaaCTGCAACAATCATAAATAACATCAAGAAAAACCAATAGCAACCTGCCCAATGCTAAATTTCACTTTTTTCTCTTACGAAATGGTCATTCTAAAGCAAAAATCTATAGAACGAAAATTTCATTTCTCAgtttctttttccatttcttAGATAGAAGAGAAGAATTATGAGAAAAAGGTTGGATTTTTAGTTAACCAAGTAGCATAGAATTTATCTACAACTCCTCCAATCAATACGAAATCTCGAATTAGCATAACCAACTTAAGCACATTTCATAAACCcatcaaaacaaagaaaacccaaTTCACCTAACTCCATGGAAatgcaaaaacaaataaaaattgggAGCAGAGAGTGCATGAAGAACCCTCACCTCAATAATATACTGGGCGGCGGCAGTGCGGTTGTTGAGAGCGGCCCACTGGAGGGCATAGTAGCCGAGACCATCGGTTTCGGAAACAGAGCAACCCTCACACTCCACCAATCTCTGAAGCTTCTCCAAATCCCCATACGCAGCCGCCGTATACACGTCGTTTCGCAGACTCTCTTCCCCAATCAGATTGGCGTCGCCATTGTTGTTCGTTGAATTGGCTGAGACGGATCCAGGATCACCGGTTTGGACCTCATCCTCGACGACCTCGATCTCCGACGACATTTCTACGGGCAAATTCCAAAAATTGAGCAGCACGACCGGCGGAGCTGGCTTTTATTTAGTTTCGTTGACCTTCAATTTGCGATTAAATAAATCAATCGAACTGGGTGttgggaatttagggtttttctgcGAAGCCGGCCGTGTTGACTGGGGTGGTGGAGAGAGAGAACGGGAGAGACGAAGCCAAAGGATTTGCCTATGGATTATCATTGGCCAAATTCCAATATTTCATTTTGGACTAATTGGATTTTTAGTAACATAATGATAACGTAGttgaaagattaaaaaaaaattatgatttaaaTTCTGTAGATTTGTTAGTATTTAAGTtcaaaattcaaagttgtgttaattttttgttaattgttagcatgtgagactaaaaaaataaagttagttTCATATGTAGGCTAACATGCTGATGATTAACGAATTacacaaaatttataaatttggaGCTAAATCCTACTTCACTCTAATAGTTTAACCTAATTTTTGTATCACATGGGTTATTTTTTACTACCTAAAAACATTAGACTGGTCTagcatctgtttttttttttgggggagggggggttTGGTTCCAGAACTGTTGTTGGTCTTGGGTGCCCAGATCAGCTA is from Pyrus communis chromosome 10, drPyrComm1.1, whole genome shotgun sequence and encodes:
- the LOC137747301 gene encoding protein S-acyltransferase 24-like, whose translation is MSSEIEVVEDEVQTGDPGSVSANSTNNNGDANLIGEESLRNDVYTAAAYGDLEKLQRLVECEGCSVSETDGLGYYALQWAALNNRTAAAQYIIEHGGDVNATDHTGQTALHWSAVRGAIQVAELLLQEGARVNAVDMYGYQTTHVAAQYGQTAFLYHIVSKRNADPDVPDNDGRSPLHWAAYKGFADCIRLLLFLDAYKGRQDKEGCTPLHWAAIRGNLEACTVLVQAGKKDDLMVTDNTGLTPAQLAADKNHRQVAFFLGNARRLLDKRCDGNSRLGGISKLGLAPLLWCIIFVLLVTYTHSVIMAPSLPKLTAGSVFVAWLGVFLATSGLVMFYRCSSKDPGYIRMNVHDSQNMKDDEPLLKIEINNPALLAGNWSQLCATCKIVRPLRAKHCPTCDRCVEQFDHHCPWVSNCIGKKNKWDFFAFLVLEVLAMLFTGGVTLMRVSSDPLCPSSFGAWINFVATRHVGALSFFIMDFFLFFGVAVLTVVQASQISRNITTNEMANMMRYTYLRGPGGGFRNPFDHGIRKNCSDFLIKGYNEDVEHIEEPAHDEEGIGMRDINSSNLQKGDAYSHRRNGNSHVAIDVNSNSTPHHGHVHSAHCSHSNNHGKSKTENVPVGLGLGLGRNSARSVVAS